A genomic segment from Juglans regia cultivar Chandler chromosome 14, Walnut 2.0, whole genome shotgun sequence encodes:
- the LOC108980460 gene encoding aquaporin TIP1-1-like: protein MPISQIAVGSTSEFTHPGALKAALAEFISVLIFVFAGEGSGMAFNKLTDDGSSTPAGIVAAALAHGFGLFVGVAVGANISGGHVNPAVTFGAFLGGHISLIRGILYWIGQLLGAVVACLLLKFSTGGLSTPAFTLSSDVSVWNALVFEIVMTFGLVYTVYATALDPKNGNIGIIAPIAIGLVVGANILAGGAFEGASMNPAVSFGPAVVSWSWTNHWVYWVGPLIGSAIAAVVYEIFFISPNTHEPLPPTDF, encoded by the exons ATGCCGATTTCTCAGATTGCCGTTGGATCTACGAGCGAGTTTACACATCCCGGAGCTCTCAAAGCGGCTCTGGCCGAGTTCATATCGGTGCTCATTTTTGTTTTCGCCGGCGAAGGCTCCGGGATGGCATTCA ACAAGCTAACGGATGATGGGTCGTCAACGCCGGCGGGGATAGTGGCTGCAGCCCTGGCTCACGGGTTCGGACTGTTCGTAGGGGTTGCAGTAGGCGCCAACATTTCCGGTGGGCACGTAAACCCTGCAGTTACATTCGGGGCCTTCCTGGGCGGACACATCTCACTCATAAGGGGTATTCTATACTGGATCGGGCAGCTCCTTGGAGCTGTGGTTGCTTGCTTGCTTCTCAAGTTCTCCACCGGTGGACTG TCAACACCAGCCTTCACTCTATCATCTGATGTGAGTGTATGGAATGCCTTAGTGTTCGAGATAGTGATGACCTTCGGGTTGGTGTACACGGTGTATGCCACAGCCTTGGACCCAAAGAATGGAAACATTGGTATCATCGCACCCATTGCAATTGGTCTCGTAGTTGGCGCCAACATTCTAGCCGGTGGTGCCTTCGAAGGTGCATCCATGAACCCAGCTGTCTCCTTTGGCCCTGCTGTGGTCAGTTGGTCATGGACAAACCACTGGGTCTATTGGGTCGGTCCCCTCATCGGCTCTGCCATCGCCGCCGTCGTGTACGAGATCTTCTTCATTAGCCCAAACACCCATGAGCCACTCCCCCCCACTGATTTCTAA